From the Deltaproteobacteria bacterium genome, one window contains:
- a CDS encoding HlyD family efflux transporter periplasmic adaptor subunit: protein MDGARGKVVRVAAPGLTGAAEFTERQYRVISLFDGKRSLPEVARAARARLGWDPSPTELLTLVARLRSLHFLVEEMRDAHQATPGGVGPTAEALDWFGTSTLEEPEEQTDVGGGPIPAPGSEHGGEDQDGDDQNTDGAEDILTADDPTQVVASPDEQMLPLPDDAEITEEGERPVDVEAAESASEDERAIEEAARTKRRRRRWRALLVLVALGAIVATLAVIPFDLWVNERCVLVPSSRVVVRSKLSGQIRYVHVKEGDEIRKGELVVALDDHGYRADLENTEAKMRRAMSELKRLRHGARREELAQARQAVATKATEVHFAVKQAERLSKLARQNLVTKEKLDAAEREVAVRRREYAEAQAALTLLRAGSRSETIEATEAEIEHYKVELRFKRAQLDLSRIYAPISGRVVTPRMDEKVNTHVRTGDPVVEVVDSAVMRADIFVPERELDAVRPGLGVEVKVTAYPERSFWGRVLAVGQKVERGELVNTVRVSSDIQNAGRLLKPGMTGHAKIYAGRRSILYLITRRIIRWVRVELVI from the coding sequence ATGGACGGTGCGCGCGGGAAGGTGGTGCGGGTCGCGGCCCCTGGCCTGACCGGCGCCGCCGAGTTCACCGAGCGCCAGTACCGCGTGATCTCGCTCTTCGACGGCAAGCGATCCTTGCCCGAGGTGGCGAGAGCCGCTCGCGCGCGGCTCGGCTGGGACCCATCACCGACAGAGCTGCTGACCCTGGTGGCGAGACTGCGCTCTCTGCACTTCCTCGTCGAGGAGATGCGCGATGCGCATCAGGCGACGCCGGGAGGAGTGGGTCCGACGGCCGAGGCGCTCGATTGGTTTGGCACCTCGACGCTGGAAGAGCCGGAGGAGCAGACGGACGTAGGTGGAGGCCCGATCCCGGCGCCTGGGTCAGAGCACGGCGGGGAGGATCAGGACGGGGACGATCAGAACACTGATGGGGCGGAGGATATCCTCACGGCGGACGACCCCACCCAGGTCGTCGCGTCTCCCGACGAGCAGATGCTCCCCTTACCGGATGACGCCGAGATCACGGAGGAGGGAGAGAGGCCGGTCGACGTTGAGGCGGCGGAGAGCGCGTCCGAGGACGAGCGGGCGATCGAGGAGGCGGCCCGAACGAAGCGGAGACGACGCCGGTGGCGGGCGCTCCTCGTTCTGGTGGCGCTGGGTGCGATCGTCGCAACCTTGGCCGTGATCCCCTTCGACCTCTGGGTCAACGAGCGCTGCGTGCTGGTTCCGAGCAGCAGAGTCGTGGTGCGGAGCAAGCTGAGCGGGCAGATTCGCTACGTGCACGTGAAGGAAGGCGACGAGATCCGCAAGGGCGAGCTCGTGGTGGCCCTCGACGATCACGGCTACCGCGCAGATCTGGAGAACACCGAGGCGAAGATGCGTCGCGCGATGTCGGAGCTGAAGCGGCTCCGGCATGGTGCGCGGCGAGAGGAGCTGGCGCAGGCGCGCCAAGCGGTGGCGACCAAGGCGACGGAGGTGCACTTCGCCGTCAAGCAGGCCGAGCGACTTAGCAAGCTGGCCAGGCAGAACCTGGTCACGAAGGAGAAGCTCGACGCCGCCGAGCGCGAGGTGGCGGTGCGGCGGCGCGAATACGCGGAGGCGCAGGCGGCGCTGACGCTCCTGCGTGCGGGTAGCCGTTCGGAGACCATCGAGGCCACGGAGGCGGAGATCGAGCACTACAAGGTGGAGCTGCGCTTCAAGCGGGCGCAGCTCGACCTGAGTCGGATCTACGCGCCGATCTCCGGCCGGGTCGTGACGCCGCGCATGGACGAGAAGGTGAATACGCACGTCCGGACGGGGGATCCCGTGGTCGAGGTCGTCGACTCGGCCGTGATGCGGGCGGACATCTTCGTGCCGGAGCGCGAGCTCGACGCGGTACGGCCGGGCCTCGGCGTAGAAGTCAAAGTAACGGCATATCCCGAGCGCTCGTTCTGGGGGCGCGTGCTGGCCGTGGGCCAGAAGGTGGAGCGAGGCGAGCTCGTGAACACCGTGCGCGTTTCGAGCGACATCCAGAACGCGGGGCGGCTGCTCAAGCCGGGGATGACCGGGCACGCGAAGATCTACGCGGGGAGGCGTTCCATCCTCTATCTCATCACGCGGCGAATCATTCGCTGGGTGAGGGTCGAGCTGGTCATCTGA
- a CDS encoding PilZ domain-containing protein has protein sequence MTETGHVYHRILALADGTLDKLLIELNAKPEIQLQHVRRLSEVPPWVEEGNWPRVVIADHAHPESILLSRMIPQTGTGMIVVSIKDDRRLRDLYRVPNVIIVTGKTKVEGRVFGELERMLGTCLRLAPRYKFSNLVYFSANGKQWTAWGVNLSTTGVLARVQGSDGPAIGQACTVRFTLANDRSYELAATVVRRLLEGNELLVGAHFEAPDEALVTAIEAELAALVSREAARAEVQSRKAPAPKPFTDRGSARDSKVAAGLKVRLSELGSKVQNYYGVRDISSLGALVYPRGAALDPLRVGTKVELLLLGRDGSMRCVGEVVRHGGGAEGLEHPQAMGISFTMNDPDRAALEAFLTRQRKGQADKP, from the coding sequence GTGACTGAGACGGGTCATGTCTACCATCGTATCTTGGCGCTGGCGGATGGCACGCTGGACAAGCTGCTGATCGAGCTCAACGCCAAGCCAGAGATCCAGCTACAGCACGTCCGACGCCTGAGCGAGGTGCCTCCGTGGGTCGAGGAGGGCAACTGGCCGCGGGTCGTGATAGCAGACCACGCCCATCCGGAGAGTATCCTTCTCTCGCGGATGATCCCGCAAACGGGCACGGGCATGATCGTCGTGTCGATCAAGGACGACCGGCGGTTGAGGGACCTGTACCGGGTTCCGAACGTGATCATCGTGACGGGGAAGACGAAGGTCGAGGGCCGCGTCTTCGGTGAGCTCGAACGCATGCTGGGCACCTGCCTGCGTCTGGCGCCCCGCTACAAGTTCTCGAACCTCGTCTACTTCAGCGCCAACGGAAAGCAGTGGACGGCCTGGGGGGTCAACCTGAGCACGACAGGGGTGCTGGCCCGTGTCCAGGGGTCCGACGGTCCGGCGATCGGGCAGGCTTGCACGGTGCGCTTCACCCTGGCCAACGATCGGAGTTACGAGCTGGCGGCGACCGTGGTTCGGCGGCTGCTCGAGGGGAACGAGCTGCTCGTGGGGGCGCACTTCGAGGCGCCGGACGAGGCCCTGGTGACGGCGATCGAAGCCGAGTTGGCGGCGCTAGTGAGCCGCGAGGCGGCGCGGGCCGAGGTGCAGAGCCGCAAAGCGCCGGCGCCGAAGCCCTTCACCGACCGCGGATCTGCGCGCGACTCGAAGGTCGCGGCGGGCCTGAAGGTCAGGCTCTCGGAGCTCGGCTCGAAGGTACAGAACTACTACGGCGTGCGGGATATCTCCTCGCTCGGGGCGCTCGTCTATCCTCGCGGCGCGGCGCTCGATCCGCTCCGCGTCGGTACGAAGGTCGAGCTGCTGCTCCTCGGACGAGATGGGTCCATGCGGTGCGTGGGCGAGGTGGTGAGGCACGGTGGCGGGGCGGAGGGGCTCGAGCATCCCCAGGCGATGGGCATCTCGTTCACCATGAACGACCCAGACCGCGCTGCCCTTGAGGCCTTCCTCACGCGACAGCGCAAGGGCCAAGCGGATAAGCCCTAG
- a CDS encoding carbamoyltransferase, with the protein MNVVGISAYYHEASCCLLRDGELIAAAAEERFSRIKHDSSLPLAAFRFCLEAGGIGIQDLHCIAYYELPARKLSRQLWTGMPVGGDPSLPWLDAQRPELEIRERLGYEGPIELFDHHLSHAASSFLYSGFEDAAILTVDGVGEWATTSYGRGNGARVELFEQVDFPNSLGLLYSTITGYLGFRVNSAEYKVMGLAPYGEPRYVDQVRELITEGPDGQYALSMRYFDFLRESRMFSDALAELFGTPPRAPESEILPFHHDVARSMQVVLEEVLLAKAQYLRSKVDSPNLCMAGGVALNCVANGRVLRDGPFERLFVQPAAGDSGACLGAAALAHAKLTGRRHSGERLAHVYLGPSYSSERVADILADMELPALDFRGREAELLEAVVDRLVAGQVIGWFQGAMEFGPRALGARSIIADPRVADMRERLNQLVKKREAFRPFAPSVLEEQAEKHFALDHRSPFMLETCQVTSEIDVPAVTHVDRSARPQTVSASDNPRYWALIDAFHRRTGCPMIVNTSFNVRKEPIVCTPDDALRCMANSDIDAVVLEDFIVDRGALPAEWRPLLRSLNYSPMVGEAPGEISPTIYSFF; encoded by the coding sequence ATGAACGTCGTGGGCATTTCCGCCTACTATCACGAAGCGTCCTGTTGCCTGCTACGCGACGGTGAGTTGATAGCGGCGGCGGCGGAGGAGCGTTTCTCGCGCATCAAGCACGATTCCAGTCTCCCCCTGGCGGCCTTCCGGTTCTGCCTCGAGGCGGGCGGCATCGGCATTCAGGACCTCCATTGCATCGCCTACTATGAGCTGCCGGCGAGAAAGCTCTCGCGGCAGCTCTGGACGGGCATGCCCGTCGGCGGCGATCCGTCGCTCCCCTGGCTCGACGCGCAGCGCCCGGAGCTCGAGATACGGGAGCGCCTGGGCTACGAGGGTCCCATCGAGCTGTTCGACCATCACCTCTCGCACGCGGCGAGCAGCTTCCTCTACTCGGGCTTCGAGGACGCCGCCATCCTCACGGTCGACGGCGTCGGCGAGTGGGCGACCACGAGCTACGGGCGAGGAAACGGCGCGCGCGTCGAGCTGTTCGAACAGGTCGATTTCCCGAATTCCTTGGGTTTGCTTTATAGCACAATTACGGGATATCTCGGCTTTCGCGTGAACAGCGCCGAGTACAAGGTCATGGGGCTCGCACCCTACGGGGAGCCGCGCTATGTGGACCAGGTGCGCGAGCTCATCACCGAGGGACCGGACGGTCAGTACGCGCTCTCGATGCGCTACTTCGATTTCCTCCGCGAGTCGCGCATGTTCTCGGATGCCCTGGCGGAGCTGTTCGGAACGCCGCCGCGCGCCCCGGAGTCGGAGATTCTGCCGTTTCACCACGACGTGGCGCGCAGCATGCAGGTCGTGCTCGAGGAGGTCCTGCTGGCCAAGGCGCAGTACCTGCGGTCGAAGGTCGACTCGCCGAATCTCTGCATGGCGGGGGGAGTGGCGCTCAACTGCGTGGCCAACGGTCGGGTTCTGCGAGATGGGCCGTTCGAGCGGCTCTTCGTGCAGCCGGCGGCCGGAGATTCCGGCGCGTGCCTCGGGGCGGCGGCCCTCGCCCACGCCAAGCTCACGGGCCGCCGACATTCGGGAGAACGGCTGGCGCACGTCTACCTCGGCCCGTCGTATTCCTCGGAGCGCGTGGCCGATATCCTGGCCGACATGGAGCTCCCGGCCCTCGACTTCCGCGGGCGGGAGGCCGAGCTGCTCGAGGCGGTCGTCGACCGGCTGGTCGCAGGGCAGGTGATCGGCTGGTTTCAGGGAGCGATGGAGTTCGGCCCGCGGGCGCTGGGGGCGCGCAGCATCATCGCCGATCCGCGGGTCGCGGACATGCGCGAACGTCTCAATCAGCTCGTGAAGAAGAGGGAGGCCTTCCGCCCCTTCGCGCCCAGCGTGCTCGAGGAGCAGGCCGAGAAGCACTTCGCGCTCGATCATCGTTCCCCCTTCATGCTCGAGACCTGCCAGGTGACCTCCGAGATCGACGTGCCGGCCGTGACCCACGTCGACCGTTCCGCGCGTCCGCAGACGGTCTCCGCCTCGGACAACCCGCGGTACTGGGCCTTGATCGACGCCTTCCATCGGCGGACCGGGTGTCCGATGATCGTGAACACCTCCTTCAACGTGCGGAAGGAGCCGATCGTCTGCACTCCGGACGATGCGCTGCGCTGCATGGCGAACTCGGACATCGATGCCGTGGTGCTAGAGGACTTCATCGTCGACCGCGGGGCGTTGCCCGCCGAGTGGCGGCCGCTTCTGCGCTCGCTGAACTACTCTCCGATGGTGGGAGAGGCGCCGGGGGAGATCAGCCCCACCATCTATTCCTTCTTCTAG
- a CDS encoding HlyD family efflux transporter periplasmic adaptor subunit encodes MHIVKDPIFDRYFEFNFFQIEILNRLDGTRSIAEVARDLSESFEVEVDVTDVAEFVDVLRRNQLMVVTAINYRSPEIQARIAAIARKDLVKEGFSIGTTERRRASREASDRRTNRSEERSLFAEGLEALHSNDPQRALGCFDRVLERFPKNARAQRFRDAIQRACLTIRASSAGKSEFAGATRRALFNPDRFLTRLDGLIGGFVFSPAFLLVWASTVVTGVAILLANTEEIKQSVSALGVSTVGVTTVIYLTVAVFLHEMSHGLACKHFGGTVKSIGMAFVYMVPVAYCDVSDAYFFSRRNRVFVSLAGIISDCFMTSLWTILWRVSAPGTFTGTIGAVVAAVAALQTLLNLVPFIKLDGYYILMDLLRRPNLYQEAAGYAQAALISLLTGTNILPPVSGAIRALYVAYQIPATLWRLYILISFVLGVICVYLVANLGGWGVAISAGIIVGSVGGIILPLARMFWSTLRSNLGAFFRPAHLVQLVLILGAPVAIMGLVRWSVKVKAPVTLEPGAHAMARASEPGRVAQVYVAEGQAVARQQPLLRLDTSQLEAQLAAVRAARQIVRFELEEAKRGAVRPRLEVARARVALEETRARYAAAEWERARRLASAGGATQEAEMVARRQLASSENLIGEAVARLRTVAAKAPREQIFGLRAELARADVEEAVLLRRIQLSVVRAPIGGRVLTVRPAEFVGRWVGSGEGLFEIADARRMKAILRAPADDVADVHVGAPVRFKLWALPSDQTVECAVNEVGQKATATRGYGRVFETRCPVNNPESLALVGGMTGRAEIVLEPVPLAKVLFRPAWRLLKVDLWGLL; translated from the coding sequence GTGCACATCGTCAAGGACCCCATCTTCGATCGCTATTTCGAGTTCAACTTCTTCCAGATCGAGATTCTGAATCGCCTCGACGGCACGCGGTCGATAGCGGAGGTGGCGCGCGACCTGTCCGAGAGCTTCGAGGTCGAGGTTGACGTCACAGACGTCGCCGAGTTCGTCGACGTCTTGCGACGCAACCAGCTGATGGTGGTGACAGCCATCAACTACCGCAGCCCCGAGATCCAGGCCCGTATCGCCGCCATCGCGCGCAAGGACCTCGTCAAGGAGGGCTTCTCGATCGGGACCACGGAGCGCCGCCGGGCGTCGCGGGAGGCGTCCGACCGGAGAACCAATCGATCCGAGGAGCGTAGCCTCTTTGCCGAGGGGCTCGAGGCTCTCCACAGCAACGATCCCCAGCGCGCCCTCGGCTGCTTCGATCGGGTGCTCGAGCGCTTCCCGAAGAACGCGCGGGCCCAGCGCTTCCGAGATGCGATCCAGCGCGCGTGCCTGACGATTCGGGCATCGTCGGCCGGCAAGAGCGAGTTCGCCGGCGCCACTCGGCGCGCACTTTTCAACCCCGATCGGTTCCTGACGCGGCTCGATGGGCTGATCGGGGGCTTCGTCTTCTCGCCTGCCTTTCTCCTCGTATGGGCGAGCACCGTCGTGACGGGGGTCGCCATCCTCCTGGCCAACACCGAGGAGATCAAGCAGAGTGTCTCCGCGCTCGGGGTTTCGACCGTCGGGGTGACGACCGTCATCTACCTCACCGTCGCCGTGTTCCTTCACGAGATGTCCCACGGCCTGGCGTGCAAGCACTTCGGTGGCACGGTCAAGTCCATCGGGATGGCCTTCGTCTACATGGTTCCGGTGGCCTACTGCGACGTGAGCGACGCTTACTTCTTCTCGCGCCGAAACCGCGTCTTCGTGTCGCTGGCGGGGATCATCAGCGACTGCTTCATGACTTCCCTCTGGACCATCCTCTGGCGTGTCTCGGCTCCCGGGACCTTCACCGGAACGATCGGTGCGGTGGTGGCGGCAGTTGCCGCCCTGCAAACGCTGCTGAACCTCGTCCCCTTCATCAAGCTCGACGGCTACTACATCCTCATGGATCTGCTCCGCCGGCCGAACCTCTACCAGGAGGCCGCGGGCTACGCGCAAGCTGCTCTCATCTCCCTGCTCACGGGAACGAATATCTTGCCGCCGGTGAGCGGGGCGATCCGCGCCCTGTACGTCGCGTATCAGATCCCCGCTACGCTCTGGCGCCTCTACATCCTCATCTCCTTCGTGCTGGGCGTGATCTGCGTCTATCTCGTGGCAAACCTCGGGGGGTGGGGCGTGGCCATCAGCGCGGGGATCATCGTCGGGTCCGTCGGTGGCATCATCCTCCCGCTCGCGCGAATGTTCTGGAGCACCCTGCGGAGCAACCTCGGAGCCTTCTTCCGTCCGGCGCACCTGGTGCAACTGGTCCTCATCCTGGGCGCGCCGGTGGCGATCATGGGGCTCGTCCGGTGGAGCGTGAAGGTGAAGGCGCCGGTGACGCTCGAGCCCGGGGCGCACGCGATGGCGCGGGCCAGCGAGCCGGGCCGGGTGGCGCAGGTCTACGTGGCCGAAGGGCAGGCCGTCGCACGGCAGCAGCCGCTCCTGCGGCTGGATACGTCGCAGCTCGAGGCGCAGCTCGCGGCCGTGCGTGCGGCCCGTCAGATCGTTCGCTTCGAGCTCGAGGAGGCGAAGCGTGGCGCGGTGCGCCCTCGCCTGGAGGTCGCGCGGGCGCGCGTGGCGCTGGAAGAAACCCGGGCGCGCTATGCCGCGGCCGAGTGGGAGCGGGCGCGCAGGCTGGCCTCGGCGGGTGGGGCGACGCAAGAGGCGGAGATGGTGGCGCGGCGGCAGCTCGCCTCGAGCGAGAACCTCATCGGGGAGGCGGTGGCGCGCCTGCGCACGGTGGCGGCGAAGGCTCCCCGGGAGCAGATCTTCGGCTTGCGCGCCGAGCTCGCGCGCGCCGACGTGGAGGAGGCAGTGCTCCTGCGGCGGATCCAGCTCAGCGTCGTGCGTGCGCCGATCGGCGGGCGGGTCCTGACCGTGCGACCCGCCGAGTTCGTGGGGCGCTGGGTGGGTAGCGGCGAGGGGCTCTTCGAGATTGCCGATGCCCGGCGCATGAAGGCCATCTTGCGTGCTCCTGCCGACGACGTCGCCGACGTGCACGTCGGCGCGCCGGTGCGGTTCAAGCTCTGGGCCCTGCCGTCGGACCAGACGGTGGAGTGTGCGGTCAACGAGGTGGGTCAGAAGGCGACGGCCACCCGCGGCTACGGGCGCGTCTTCGAGACCCGCTGCCCCGTCAACAACCCGGAGTCGCTGGCGCTGGTGGGGGGGATGACCGGTCGCGCCGAGATCGTCCTCGAGCCGGTTCCGCTGGCGAAGGTCTTGTTCCGGCCGGCGTGGCGCCTGCTGAAGGTCGACCTGTGGGGGCTCCTCTAG